The DNA sequence atttaagataGTAAAAATGTGTCCGTGTACACGAATTGCTACACGTGCTTATTTACCAAAACCCAACAGGGGCTAGTCTAATTTCCTGTTATCTTCCAGGAAGATAACTAGCAGGttgaatgataaataaataaacaaataaataaataaataatgaaaagaAGCTCAACCGTTTCCGCTCTTGATAGTGAAAGAAAACATTATATGATGAATATTTGACTGGTTTTAGTGTGATGAAAGCACACAACATAACCCCATAACATAACATAGCTATCTAATTGAGAAAGACCCCCCTTATTTGGAAGTCAAAGgaatcttttaattattaaaatcagtgtagtaaaataaagaaataaatatatATCATAAAGCATGTAACACGTTTTGGTCGTGACGCGTCATGCATATATATAAGTGGCAGCCAGAGACCAAATCGAAACCCACACTCATCAATTGCTCTTGTTTTGTGTTCCTCTCTAACTCTCTCACACCACAACTAGAACTACAAGATTCAAAtacaaactaaaaactaaacacTACTACTCACTAAGGTTGCTACCTTAGTGTGTTGTTAATAATTACTTGGTTGAATTGAATTTGAAGGGAAGATGGTTAGAACACCTTCTTGTGACAAGAGTGGATTGAGGAAAGGTACTTGGACTCCTGAGGAAGATAGGAAGTTAATTGCCTATGTTACTAGGTATGGTAGCTGGAATTGGCGCCAATTGCCTAAGTTTGCAGGTAACTTAACTTGTACTAATTCTACCCTCTTTTTCTGGTGATTAGTGAGAAATTGACGTAATTAATTAATAGGATTTtgttttgaattaaaaattttcaggACTGGCTAGGTGTGGGAAAAGTTGTAGATTGAGGTGGATGAATTACCTAAGGCCTAATCTCAAAAGAGGGAACTTCACTCAAGAGGAAGAAGCTTGCATAATCAAATTGCATTCTAAACTTGGAAATAGGTAATTAATGGTGTCTTTGTGACATTCTATTTAACTTAAATTAATGGATTCAAAATTACTAGAACATGAATTTGATAAAGATTCATGGTTCCGTTACTTGCAGATGGTCTGCCATTGCTGCGGAACTACCTGGAAGAACTGATAACGAAATCAAGAATCATTGGCACACCACACTCAAGAAGCGCTTCCAAACCAATGAAGAAGAATCCGAAACCGCCACCAAATCCAAACCCAAAGAAACTACTCATCAGATCTCAGCAGAGAGCAacactactactactactactactacttcACCATTATCACCATTGTCATCTTCAAGTGAATTTTCCTCCATAACTTCCTGGGATCAAAgtcacaataataataataagaacaaTATGGTTCTTGAAGACGACGATTTCGCTTTTCTGGATGGAAGTTTCTGGACAGAACCATATCTGGCTGAAATCTTGCATGAACAAGAAACAGTAGTAACAGTGCCTAGTAGTACTAGCAATGTGTTTGATCCTTGTGAAATCTCAGTGGCCaatgaaaatgaagagttggaATTATCATCCAACAACAGTACGTCAAGTTTGTTTGATCTGGAGAAAGAGTTTGGGAGCTTCTTGATTGAACCAACAATGATGGAAAGTTTTTGGACCCAGCCATGTGTGTCTGAATCTGATGACGTGTCCCACATTCCTTTTATGCCTCCATCATCTGAATACTTTACAACGCTGTGTGGGTCAGATCCTTGGAGCACTCCAAGTACTACTCATTTGTATGATCAACATCTTAGCTTATTCCATTGAATAAAATCTAATATAATGTTGGGATTTTCATCTTCTATTGTTAACAGTAATTAAAAGGTAAAATTCACGTATGCttgtttttatataaaattaataattaaaaattattaaataataatttaattatttaataaatctaatttttgaattattaattttatataaaaataattatacgtgaattttacttttattgcagCTGCTACTTAAAATGTTTTGAATAATGGTTTTTCTTAATTGAATAACAAGGGTTTTGAAACTTGGGCTAGTTTATTAGTGAATGAATTAAGAGTATTATTAGAACataaataagagagagaggagtGGAAGAGGGAAAAAGAAAGCTGAGGTTGTAATTATTGATCTACTATTTAGAAAAGTTTTGCTCTATTATCAGCTTTATTCATGTGTGCCAAAAAAAAAGTTCAATTAAAGTTTACAATTATATATGTGGATATATGATCTAATCAGTGAAAAATTATCTctgcaaattaaattaaacattttATATGGTCCATAGAATTTTATTCACGAAAATATTTAcgataattattattattaaattagttattccaaaaatttaaatctgatgaattttacatataattatattacgtgtatataaaaaaatatcaatgtatttattcatataaaataaatattaaaatataaaatatacattaaaaataataaattaaataatatatatttatatataaatatatagtaactaatttagtattgaattttaatatgtacataatattttattttacatatatttttttctttgttatcttatacttaaattttaaaatca is a window from the Arachis stenosperma cultivar V10309 chromosome 3, arast.V10309.gnm1.PFL2, whole genome shotgun sequence genome containing:
- the LOC130969807 gene encoding transcription factor MYB13-like, with the translated sequence MVRTPSCDKSGLRKGTWTPEEDRKLIAYVTRYGSWNWRQLPKFAGLARCGKSCRLRWMNYLRPNLKRGNFTQEEEACIIKLHSKLGNRWSAIAAELPGRTDNEIKNHWHTTLKKRFQTNEEESETATKSKPKETTHQISAESNTTTTTTTTSPLSPLSSSSEFSSITSWDQSHNNNNKNNMVLEDDDFAFLDGSFWTEPYLAEILHEQETVVTVPSSTSNVFDPCEISVANENEELELSSNNSTSSLFDLEKEFGSFLIEPTMMESFWTQPCVSESDDVSHIPFMPPSSEYFTTLCGSDPWSTPSTTHLYDQHLSLFH